The region TGTTATAAAAAATATAAAAAATCAAAAAATCCGAATGATAAAATGCGAAAAAATAAAAATAATAAAAGAGTCATTGTTGGCTTAAGTGGCGGTATTGATTCGTCTGTGGCTCTTATTTTATTAAAAAAACAAGGTTATCAGCCGATAGGTGTCTCTTTAAAATTTTCAACTTGGCCAAATCAAGAAAACCTCTCTCGAAAGAATTTGTGTCGCTCTCAAGACCCCTTTCATTTAGTGAGAAAGTTGTGTCAGAATTTAAAAGTGCCTTATCATTTAATTGATTGCCAAAAAGAATTTGAAAAAATTGTTATTAAATATTTTATTAAAGAATGGAAAAATGGGCGGACACCCAACCCTTGTATTATTTGTAATCAAAAATTAAAATTTCC is a window of Patescibacteria group bacterium DNA encoding:
- a CDS encoding 7-cyano-7-deazaguanine synthase yields the protein MMNCYKKYKKSKNPNDKMRKNKNNKRVIVGLSGGIDSSVALILLKKQGYQPIGVSLKFSTWPNQENLSRKNLCRSQDPFHLVRKLCQNLKVPYHLIDCQKEFEKIVIKYFIKEWKNGRTPNPCIICNQKLKFPKLFELAKRFQAGCVATGHYARLRRGPSISNYQVSNKSHGSNIQLLKATDENKDQSYFLYTLKQNQLAKLIFPLGNITKDKVRKIAEKEKICYLKRESQDFCFLVNQSLFDFLKIKIGQRPG